The Candidatus Methylomirabilota bacterium genome includes a window with the following:
- a CDS encoding S41 family peptidase, with protein sequence MSTLRHVKKALMISALLLLLTLSLGGGVASKSNDQAATYENLRLFTEVLSIIQSQYVDEVPPKDLVYSAIKGTLRGLDAHSSFLDPDMYREMGVETTGQFGGLGIEITLKDDILTVVAPIEGTPAFRAGILPGDRIVKIEGMSTKDMQLSDAVKRMRGKPGSKIVISIVREGLTEPKDYSITRELIQVQSVKTGELEPGIEYIRLRQFQEKTGQDVEGALEKYNKGKKIQGLVLDLRNNPGGLLTSSVEVTEKFLESGKLVVYTEGRVRNQNMRFQAAGKRIWSDFPIIVLVNQGSASASEIVAGALQDWGRAVVLGTQSFGKGSVQTIIPLSDGSGLRLTTAKYFTPKGRSIHGKGITPDIIVEMPKPAAGEQAPPPIVDEQARLQDQLKRDPQLQRAVDLLKAMKIMDKTTRPAGTTPQVSVR encoded by the coding sequence ATGAGCACCTTGCGTCACGTGAAGAAGGCGTTGATGATCTCGGCCCTCTTGCTCCTGCTCACCCTGTCTCTGGGGGGCGGGGTGGCCAGCAAGAGCAATGATCAGGCCGCCACCTACGAGAATCTCCGCCTCTTCACCGAGGTGCTCTCGATCATCCAGAGCCAGTACGTCGACGAAGTGCCGCCCAAAGACCTCGTCTACAGCGCGATCAAGGGCACCCTGCGTGGCCTCGATGCGCATTCCTCGTTCCTGGATCCCGACATGTACCGCGAGATGGGAGTGGAGACGACGGGGCAGTTCGGGGGCCTGGGCATCGAGATCACCCTCAAGGATGACATCCTGACCGTGGTGGCGCCCATCGAGGGCACGCCGGCCTTCCGCGCGGGCATCCTGCCCGGGGACCGCATCGTCAAGATCGAGGGCATGTCGACCAAGGACATGCAGCTCTCCGATGCCGTCAAGCGGATGCGCGGCAAGCCCGGGAGCAAGATCGTCATCAGCATCGTCCGCGAGGGCCTGACCGAGCCCAAGGACTACTCGATCACCCGCGAGCTGATCCAGGTGCAGTCCGTCAAGACCGGCGAGCTCGAGCCCGGCATCGAGTACATCCGCCTCCGCCAGTTCCAGGAGAAGACGGGCCAGGATGTCGAGGGGGCTCTGGAGAAGTACAACAAGGGCAAGAAGATCCAGGGTCTCGTCCTCGATCTCCGCAACAACCCGGGGGGACTCCTGACTTCCTCGGTCGAGGTGACCGAGAAGTTCCTGGAGTCGGGCAAGCTCGTCGTCTACACGGAAGGCCGCGTCCGCAACCAGAACATGCGCTTCCAGGCCGCGGGCAAGCGCATCTGGAGCGACTTCCCCATCATCGTTCTCGTCAACCAGGGCAGTGCCTCGGCCTCTGAGATCGTGGCCGGCGCCCTCCAGGACTGGGGCCGCGCGGTCGTCCTGGGCACGCAGAGCTTCGGCAAGGGCTCGGTGCAGACCATCATTCCGCTCTCCGATGGCTCGGGGTTGAGGCTGACCACGGCCAAGTACTTCACCCCCAAGGGCCGGTCCATCCACGGCAAGGGCATCACGCCGGACATCATCGTGGAGATGCCCAAGCCCGCGGCGGGCGAGCAGGCGCCGCCGCCCATCGTCGACGAGCAGGCGCGGCTCCAGGACCAGCTCAAGCGGGATCCCCAGCTGCAGCGCGCGGTCGATCTGCTCAAGGCCATGAAGATCATGGACAAGACCACGCGCCCGGCGGGCACGACGCCGCAGGTCTCGGTCCGCTAG